Part of the Williamwhitmania taraxaci genome, ATAACGCGAGTTTCAATTACTCGCTACGCTCGTGAGCTCACCTCCTTCGTCGGTTCGGTTCCAGTATGGTGCGATTAGGTGTAGCCTTGTGGATGCCGCCGTAAAGGATGGCCGAATGTTTCAATTCCAGTATGGTGCGATTAGGTGACTGATATGTATCATTATTTCCGGGGGCGGTGCCCCCGGCTTTTATATGGTGGTCTTTCTGGCCTACGATATTTGTTTTTGCGGCCATAGAATGTCATTTTATGTAATCGGACACGATGTATCGTGTCCCTACATCCTGCCATGAATTCGACGATGCCGGAAGCATCAGACGTTGATAGAAAAGAATTAGGGAAATAGAATTGATGCAATGCTTTTCCGTTTTGGGGCGCCACCTATGGGGCGCAAAATTGTTTTGAATGATTCGTATCTACCAACGTTTGCCTCATACGGAGGCGGTGATGGGATGGTGCTGATTACCCCTATATTTATGGGAATGAATTTGTTTTTGCGGATACGATGGATCATGTCCCTACATCATGCCATGAATTCAGCGATGCCGGAGGCATCAAATACCATAGCTAAAACTTTACCGCCTTTGCCAATCCTTCATGTTTCTTAGCACGAGCAACAGTTGACTTATAGTATCGATACAAAAAATCATACAATACCATTTCGTGCATTCGTTGCTTGGATTTAAATATGCGGTTTACGAGCATATGAATATAACTTCCCATCAGATCATTAAAGGGAATATCCAACTGAGCATGTTGTTTCATTGATAAAATCTGAAGAACAATAGGCTTCATTACATCTCTCTGCTCATGTATTGCGTTTAACAAAGTAGCAATAAGACTATCCTTTTCGGAAGTGGAGTCAAGCGCTTGTTCTATAAGGCTTCTATCCTTACGAAACTTAGCATCCAACTGTCCTTTTAGAAATTGATCCATACCAAACTCCTTTCCAAAAGCAGATTTTAACTCCTGCAACAAAAGGAGTTTATCATCAAGAGAGAATTGGAAAGAATCGAGCAAGGCATCAATCGATTTAAGCGCAAAAAGCCAACGCACAACTTCACCATCGGTATTTCTGAAATACGGAAGAACCTTTACAAATAGTTCGCTATCGAAAAAGAAAAGTTGCTCGCTCAACTCCATTGTATTGGCGCCATAACGCTCCAACTCGCGCTGGTAGGTATCGAGCAGAACCTTCCATACAAGCTCTTGTTCTACCATCTTTTGCGTAAACCGATATATAGTTTGAATGATTTCGCCAATATTGGCAACATCACTGCAATGAAGGCGAACTCTTAAATGTAAATCAGGGTCGGCATACCGAATAAAGAACCATTGATCAATTAAATTATTAACTTTTAACCGTTCAATGGCAGGAATAATGGCTTCCTCTAAAACCTTATCACCTGTTTTTGCGCCACAGTAGAACTTATAGTAAACCCACTCTTCACCAGGAACAAAACTGCGCTTAATTAAAGTATCGCTCATTTCCCAAAAGATTGCTTATAGAATCCAAGAACGAATTCATTAGTAAACATATCGTTGTTACTCCTCACCACAGCATTGCTGGGATTGAACAGAAATTCCCTTAACATGAAATTTCCCTTTTTCTTTACAGCAGACAAAAATGTTTTCACGCTCAACCAATTGCTAAAATCTATAAACAACGAATTATCGCCTTCTTCCAATAAAACGTACATGGATATGTGCCTTTGGGTTCGCCATCGTTCAACATTAGCAAGCAGTTCGGGGCTATCATGGGCTCCCATAATGGCCTCTATTTCATCTTTCTTCACAAGCCATTCGGCCGGACTAAAGATTAGGTCTTTATACACAACTCTGGGCTTGAAGGGATAATTGTGCTTGAGAATACCCCAGTTAAATCCTAACCAAGTACGTAAACCTTGGCATTGTAAGTCGCATAGGAATTGGTATACCGGAATTGAATTAGCCGAATAGTTATGCGCATTGCTCAACCGAGGTATTACACGTTTATTCAACCTCTTGGAGCGCAAGCAAACCTCTCCGTTGCGAATGGAAACAAACAAATCGTCGAGGCAGATAGTGTATTTGGAACAAACAGAAGATGCTGTTATTACGGGAATTTCAAATTTTCGAAAAGCAGGATGAAGTACAACATTACCAACCCGTGACTCTGGAAGATGGATAATCTCAGCAACAATGGCATCGGGGAATAATTCTTGCTCGCGGTCGACTATCTCGCTTACCCAACGATATATTTTCTCATTGCCATGGCAAAACCGGCCTAAAAGATTTGCTGCACTATTTCCACCAGCATTTTCCATCAAAATTCGCCCATTGGGAAATTG contains:
- a CDS encoding thiopeptide-type bacteriocin biosynthesis protein, which produces MSDTLIKRSFVPGEEWVYYKFYCGAKTGDKVLEEAIIPAIERLKVNNLIDQWFFIRYADPDLHLRVRLHCSDVANIGEIIQTIYRFTQKMVEQELVWKVLLDTYQRELERYGANTMELSEQLFFFDSELFVKVLPYFRNTDGEVVRWLFALKSIDALLDSFQFSLDDKLLLLQELKSAFGKEFGMDQFLKGQLDAKFRKDRSLIEQALDSTSEKDSLIATLLNAIHEQRDVMKPIVLQILSMKQHAQLDIPFNDLMGSYIHMLVNRIFKSKQRMHEMVLYDFLYRYYKSTVARAKKHEGLAKAVKF